From Vanrija pseudolonga chromosome 1, complete sequence, a single genomic window includes:
- the SNRNP200 gene encoding U5 small nuclear ribonucleoprotein helicase: MSGNKGKKDLSQFNYGAISSLVVNQDRSVIRSDEPTGQPETLKGRISVRDMGSRVTRDAPKDLEKKKAKAALNQADAVERSIRRAQETSSARTGAADVLASVAEMEGLRYRPRTSETMETYELMLGLVHQQLGDQTQEVVRSAADTVLESLKDEDTKEFDKRKEVESVIGPVTEEVWSTLINLSKKITDYDEEEEGPKGDDRERAVDAEGVAVLFEDDDDDEEEDFEVKARGSDSEDDDEEDEDEDDEGDDDNEDEPMDEDDAVVVGKGAGKQKEKSDRVSPQDVDGFWLQRLIGSYYPDPVQSADYTSQAIDLLGSEAELRDLENSLAEMFGYENFDLVATLTKNREVIVWCTRLARAGDDERQDIEVAMREKGAGWILRDLRSGRKAADADAAQPVAVPTKGTLAPGSVAQPQRVIDIDSLIFSEGGHLMSRKKVKLPEGSFKRQFKGYEEIHVPEPKRKEITPGELVPVSAMPNWTQPVWQSVNTTRLNTIQSKVYPIAFETDEPMLICAPTGAGKTNCAALTMLRTIQEARDPETGVIDRDSFKIIYVSPMKALVQEQVAAFTKRFSALDIKVAELTGDSQLTKQQISETQIIVTTPEKWDVITRKATDTSYTNLVRLIIVDEIHLLHDDRGPVLESILSRTIRKMDQTHDRVRVVGLSATLPNYKDVAAFLRVDVKKGLFYFDASYRPVGLKQQFIGVTEKKAIKRLQTINEVCYEKVLNQAGKSQTLVFVHSRKETVKTAKFLRDMAMEKETLAQFINPEGASREVLIHEANETQDLNLKDLLPFGFGVHHAGMTRVDRTNVEELFFQGHIQVLICTATLAWGVNLPAHTVIIKGTQVYNPEKGRWSELSPQDVLQMLGRAGRPQFDTFGEGIIITNHSELQYYTSLMNQQLPIESQFVSRMVDNLNAEIVLGTVRNRDEGVQWLGYTYLYVRMLGSPGLYNVGGDYLDGDPTLIQKRADLIHSAAVLLEKGGLVRYDRSTGVFQSTDLGRIASHYYVTYNSMATYNKHLKPNLGLIDLFRVFALSNEFKLIPVRQEEKLELAKLIERVPIPVKESVDEPVAKVNVLLQAYISQLKLAGFDIVTDMVFVQQSAGRILRAMFEICLKKGWAQPTRILLDMCKMVERRMWKAMSPLRQFPRVRHEIITRAERKEFPWHRYFDLDAAELGELLGMPKSGQLVESLVHKFPRLDLQAHVLPLTRSLLKINVTITPDFVWDHDIHGHTQAFWIIVEDVDGEKILFHDSFLLRERFATDEHYITITVPISDPVPPNYYISAVSDRWMQSETRLPVSFQHLIRPEPFPPHTPLLELQPLPVSALHNKAFESLYPFESFNKIQTQVFQALFTTDDNVFIGAPAGSGKTFCAEFALLRLWTKRDPPRAVCIEPYQEMVDARVAEWQAKFAPLNKEVVALTGEATADLALLRKSDIAVGTPAQWDLLSRRWKTRKDVQSIGLLIADELQLIGGDVGSTYEAIVSRTRYVSQQTGVPTRIVACAVSLANARDLGDWIGASSQNVFNFSPSARPLPLEVHLQSFNVPHFPSLMLAMAKPAYLAMVEHAQGRPTIAFVASRKQTKLTANDILTYVLADEDEYRFLNVEPSDLEPHLARLEDQDLAETLKYGIGYYHEALSKTDKRIVTALFETGAIKVLVASKDTAWSLPVTSYMVIIMGVQYFDGQEHRYVDYAIADVLQMMGRACRPTIDTSSRCVLMCQQTRKDFFKKFLAEALPVESSLPNFLHDHFNAEIVARTIENKQEAVDWCTWTWFYRRLSQNPGFYNLQGTTPTHIAEYLSELVENTVNDLEQSECIMVQDDMDLVPNNLGMIASFYYISYVTVETFSASIKDTTKLKGLLEIVSSAHEFETVPIRNHEDSLLERIYDRVPVKVAKPDFHSPYFKTYLLLQAHFSRMHLPPDLAIDQASILGKVTGLLSACVDVMSSKSYLNCLGAMDLSQMCVQAVWDRDSPLKQVPYFDKDVLERFKKANYDSVYDIMELEDNERSHLLQMNDRQLARVAKFVNSYPNIEVSYEIEDKDSLDSTTPVTVNVTLDREADEDNPDDMVADAQYYPGRKLVQWWVVIGDTASKQLYAIKKVTVKARLDAKLEFNLPQGEHNLKLYLISDSYAGADQDFDLETLKVAEGDSDDDDDDESDDAMDED; the protein is encoded by the exons ATGTCGGGAAACAAGGGAAAGAAGGACCTGTCTCAGTTCAACTATGGTGCTATCAGTAGTCTTGTGGTCAACCAAG ACCGTTCGGTCATCCGCAGCGATGAGCCTACTGGCCAGCCCGAGACCCTCAAGGGCCGCATCAGCGTGAGGGATATGGGATCCCGTGTGacccgcgacgcgccgaaggacctggagaagaagaaggccaaggcagCTTTGAATCAGGCCGATGCCGTCGAACGCTCTATCCGACGCGCTCAGGAGACGTCTTCTGCGCGCACCGGCGCTGCCGACGTCCTTGCGTCTGTTGCCGAGATGGAGGGCTTGCGCTACAGGCCACGGACATCCGAGACGATGGAGACGTACGAGTTGATGCTCGGTCTCGTCcaccagcagctcggcgaccagACCCAGGAGGTTGTCCGatccgccgccgacacggttctcgagtcgctcaaggacgaggacaccAAGGAGTTTGACAAGcgcaaggaggtcgagtcgGTCATTGGCCCTGTTACCGAGGAGGTTTGGTCAACGCTCATCAACTTGTCCAAGAAGATCACCGACtatgacgaggaagaggaagggCCCAAGGGTGACGACCGCGAGCGTGCCGTCGACGCTGAGGGTGTCGCCGTCTTGttcgaggacgatgacgatgacgaggaggaggacttCGAGGTCAAGGCTCGGGGCTcggacagcgaggacgacgatgaggaggacgaggacgaggacgacgagggagacgacgacaacgaggacgagccaatggacgaggacgacgccgttgTGGTCGGCAAGGGAGCCGGCAAGCAAAAGGAGAAATCCGACCGCGTCTCGCCCCAGGACGTTGATGGCTTCTGGCTTCAGCGTCTCATCGGCTCGTACTACCCCGACCCCGTCCAGTCTGCCGACTATACTTCCCAGGCCATCGACCTCCTTGGGTCAGAAGCCGAGCTCCGTGACCTCGAAAACTCGCTCGCTGAAATGTTTGGTTACGAGAATTTCGACCTGGTCGCCACCCTGACCAAGAACCGCGAGGTCATTGTCTGGTGCACGAGgctcgcgcgtgccggcgacgacgagcgccaggACATTGAGGTTGCCATGCGCGAGAAGGGCGCCGGTTGGATTCTGCGCGACCTCCGCAGTGGCCGCAAGGCTGCTGATGCCGACGCTGCCCAGCCTGTCGCTGTGCCCACCAAGGGTACTCTGGCCCCCGGTTCGGTCGCCCAGCCCCAGCGTGTCATTGACATTGACTCGCTCATCTTCTCGGAAGGTGGCCACCTCATGTCGAGGAAAAAGGTCAAGCTGCCTGAAGGGTCGTTCAAGCGCCAGTTCAAGGGATACGAAGAGATTCATGTTCCCGAGCCCAAGCGCAAGGAGATCACGCCTGGCGAGCTTGTCCCCGTGTCGGCCATGCCCAACTGGACCCAGCCAGTGTGGCAGAGCGTCAACACGACCCGCCTCAACACGATTCAGAGCAAGGTCTACCCCATCGCCTTTGAGACCGACGAGCCTATGCTTATTTGTGCTCCTACCGGTGCCGGTAAAACCAACTGTGCTGCTCTTACCATGCTGCGTACGATCCAAGAGGCCCGCGACCCCGAGACTGGTGTCATCGACCGCGACTCGTTCAAGATCATCTACGTTTCGCCGATGAAGGCGCTTGTGCAGGAGCAGGTTGCTGCCTTCACCAAGCGTTTCAGCGCCCTCGACATCAAGGTCGCCGAGTTGACTGGTGACTCGCAGCTCACCAAGCAGCAAATCTCCGAGACCCAGATCATTGTCACGACCCCGGAGAAGTGGGACGTCATCACCCGCAAGGCCACCGACACGAGCTACACCAACCTCGTCCGCCTCATCATTGTTGACGAGATCCACTTGCTCCACGACGACCGTGGACCCGTGCTCGAGTCGATTCTCTCGCGTACGATTCGCAAGATGGACCAGACGCATGACCGTGTTCGTGTCGTCGGTCTCTCGGCTACCCTTCCCAACTACAAGGAtgtcgccgccttccttcgtgtcgacgtcaagaaggGTCTGTTCTACTTTGACGCCTCGTACCGCCCCGTCGGTCTCAAGCAGCAGTTCATCGGTGTCaccgagaagaaggccatcAAGAGGCTGCAAACCATCAACGAGGTCTGCTACGAAAAGGTTCTCAACCAGGCCGGCAAGTCTCAGACCCTCGTCTTTGTTCACTCGCGAAAGGAGACGGTCAAGACGGCCAAGTTCCTGCGTGACATGGCCATGGAGAAGGAGACGCTCGCCCAGTTTATCAACCCCGAGGGTGCCTCTCGTGAGGTGCTCATCCACGAGGCCAACGAGACTCAGGATCTCAACCTCAAGGACTTGCTGCCCTTTGGCTTTGGTGTCCACCACGCTGGTATGACCCGTGTGGACCGTACCAATGTCGAGGAGCTGTTCTTCCAGGGCCACATTCAGGTTCTGATCTGCACGGCTACGCTCGCTTGGGGTGTCAACCTGCCAGCCCACACCGTCATCATCAAGGGCACGCAAGTGTACAACCCCGAGAAGGGTCGCTGGTCGGAACTGTCCCCTCAGGACGTTCTTCAGATGCTTGGTCGTGCCGGTCGCCCCCAGTTCGACACTTTTGGAGAGGGTATCATCATCACCAACCACTCTGAACTGCAGTACTACACCTCGCTCATGAACCAGCAGCTGCCCATCGAGTCGCAGTTTGTCTCGCGAATGGTCGACAACCTCAACGCCGAGATTGTCCTTGGTACAGTCCGCAACCGTGACGAGGGTGTCCAGTGGCTCGGCTACACCTACCTCTACGTTCGTATGCTTGGCTCGCCTGGCCTCTACAACGTTGGCGGAGActacctcgacggcgacccgACTCTCATCCAGAAGCGTGCAGACCTGATCCACTCTGCTGCTGTCCTACTCGAGAAGGGTGGTCTCGTGCGCTACGACCGCTCGACTGGTGTCTTCCAGTcgaccgacctcggccgcatcgCCTCGCACTACTACGTCACCTACAACTCGATGGCGACGTACAACAAGCACCTCAAGCCCAACCTCGGACTCATCGACCTGTTCCGTGTCTTTGCCCTGTCCAACGAGTTCAAGCTCATCCCTGTTCGTCAGGAGgagaagctcgagctcgccaagctcatTGAGCGTGTCCCCATCCCCGTCAAGGagagcgtcgacgagcccgtcgccAAGGTCAACGTCCTCCTCCAGGCCTACATTTCgcagctcaagctcgccggcTTTGACATTGTCACCGACATGGTCTTTGTCCAGCAGTCGGCCGGCCGTATTCTCCGCGCCATGTTTGAGATTTGTCTCAAGAAGGGCTGGGCCCAGCCTACCCGTATTCTCCTCGACATGTGCAAGATGGTCGAGCGCCGCATGTGGAAGGCCATGAGCCCTCTTCGCCAGTTCCCCCGTGTCCGCCACGAGATCATCACCCGCGCTGAGCGCAAAGAGTTCCCTTGGCACCGGTACTTTGacctcgacgctgccgagctggGTGAGCTCCTTGGCATGCCCAAGTCTGGTCAGCTCGTCGAGTCGCTGGTGCACAAGTTCCCCCGGCTGGACCTCCAGGCCCACGTCCTTCCCCTTACCCGCTCGCTCCTCAAGATCAACGTGACCATCACCCCTGATTTCGTGTGGGACCACGACATTCACGGCCACACCCAGGCCTTTTGGATCATTGTCGAGGACGTTGACGGCGAGAAGATTCTCTTCCACGACTCGTTCCTCTTGCGTGAGCGCTTTGCCACCGACGAGCACTACATCACCATCACCGTGCCCATCTCGGACCCAGTGCCGCCCAACTATTACATCTCGGCGGTTTCGGACCGATGGATGCAGTCCGAGACTCGTCTTCCCGTCTCGTTCCAGCACCTCATCCGCCCCGAGCCCTTCCCGCCTCACACGCCTCTGCTCGAGCTTCAGCCTCTGCCTGTCTCGGCGCTTCACAACAAGGCGTTTGAATCGCTCTACCCCTTCGAGTCGTTCAACAAGATCCAGACCCAGGTGTTCCAGGCCTTGTTTACCACCGACGACAATGTGTTCATTGGCGCcccggccggctcgggcaAGACGTTCTGTGCCGAGTTTGCCCTCCTTCGTCTTTGGACCAAGCGCGACCCGCCGCGTGCCGTCTGCATCGAGCCGTACCAGGAGATGGTTGACGCAAGGGTTGCCGAATGGCAGGCCAAGTTTGCGCCCCTCAACAAGGAAGTAGTTGCGTTGACTGGCGAGGCCACTGCCGACCTTGCTCTCCTCCGCAAGTCGGACATTGCTGTCGGCACCCCTGCCCAGTGGGACCTGCTGTCACGTCGCTGGAAGACCCGCAAGGATGTCCAGTCGATTGGCCTGCTcattgccgacgagctccaGCTCATCGGTGGTGATGTCGGTTCCACCTACGAGGCGATTGTGTCGCGTACACGCTACGTGTCGCAGCAGACGGGCGTCCCCACGCGTATCGTTGCCTGCGCCGTCTCGCTTGCCAACgctcgcgacctcggcgactgGATTGGCGCGTCGTCCCAGAACGTGTTCAACTTttcgccctcggcccgccCGCTCCCTCTCGAGGTCCACCTCCAGAGCTTCAACGTGCCCCACTTCCCGTCGCTCATGCTGGCCATGGCCAAGCCGGCCTACCTCGCCATGGTGGAGCACGCCCAGGGCCGCCCCACGATTGCGTTTGTCGCCAGCCGCAAGCAAACCAAGCTTACGGCCAACGACATTCTCACCTATGTacttgccgacgaggacgagtaccGCTTCCTCAACGTCGAGCCGTCCGACCTCGAGCCTcacctcgcccgtctcgaggACCAGGACCTGGCCGAGACGCTCAAGTATGGTATTGGCTACTACCACGAGGCGCTGAGCAAGACCGACAAGCGCATTGTCACTGCGCTGTTTGAGACTGGCGCCATCAAGGTGCTCGTCGCTTCCAAGGACACGGCATGGTCGCTCCCCGTTACCAGCTACATGGTCATCATCATGGGTGTCCAGTACTTTGACGGCCAAGAGCACCGCTACGTCGACTACGCCATTGCCGACGTCTTGCAGATGATGGGTCGCGCCTGTCGCCCCACCATCgacacgagctcgcgctgcgtGCTCATGTGCCAGCAGACTCGCAAGGACTTTTTCAAAAAgttcctcgccgaggcgctgcccGTCGAGTCGAGCTTGCCCAACTTCCTCCACGACCACTTCAACGCCGAGATTGTGGCCCGCACCATTGAGAACAAGCAAGAGGCGGTCGACTGGTGTACCTGGACGTGGTTCTACCGACGCCTGTCGCAGAACCCTGGCTTCTACAACCTCCAGGGCACGACACCTACGCACATTGCCGAGTACCTGTCCGAGCTGGTCGAGAACACTGTCAACGATCTCGAGCAGTCCGAGTGTATCATGGTTCAGG ACGACATGGACCTTGTGCCCAACAACCTCGGCATGATTGCGTCGTTCTACTACATCTCGTACGTCACCGTCGAGAcgttctcggcgtcgatcaAGGACACGACCAAGCTCAAGGGCTTGCTTGAAATTGTCTCGTCGGCCCACGAGTTTGAGACGGTGCCTATTCGCAACCACGAGGACTCGCTCCTGGAGCGCATCTACGACCGTGTCCCCGTCAAGGTTGCCAAGCCCGACTTCCACTCGCCATACTTCAAGACGTACCTGCTGCTCCAGGCACACTTTAGCCGGATGCACCTACCACCAgacctcgccatcgaccAAGCATCAATCCTCGGCAAGGTCACTGGCCTGTTGTCCGCATGCGTCGACGTCATGTCGTCCAAGTCGTACCTCAACTGTCTCGGCGCCATGGACCTGTCGCAAATGTGCGTCCAGGCGGTGTGGGACCGCGACTCGCCTCTCAAGCAGGTGCCATACTTTGACAAGGACGTCTTGGAGCGCTTCAAGAAGGCCAACTATGACTCGGTCTACGACATTatggagctcgaggacaatGAGCGTAGCCATTTGTTGCAGATGAACGACAGGCAgctcgcccgtgtcgccAAGTTTGTCAACTCGTACCCCAACATTGAGGTGTCGTACGAGATTGAGGACAAGGACTCGCTGGATTCGACGACTCCAGTCACTGTCAATGTCACGCTTGACCGTGaagccgacgaggacaaccccgacgacatggtcgccgacgcgcagtACTACCCCGGCCGCAAGCTCGTCCAGTGGTGGGTCGTCATTGGCGACACTGCGTCGAAGCAGCTGTACGCGATCAAGAAGGTTACTGTCAAggctcgcctcgacgccaagctcgagttCAACCTCCCCCAGGGAGAGCACAACCTCAAGCTGTACCTCATCAGCGACTCGTATGCTGGCGCAGACCAGGACTTtgacctcgagacgctcaaggttgccgagggtgacagcgacgatgatgatgacgacgagtcggatGACGCGATGGATGAGGATTAG